AGCTGCAACATCCACAACCATATACTCCTAAGAcgtattgaaatttgaaatgatAAACTAGTCTAAAATTACTTACTCGAttgataaaaatagtttttatagCTGACTTATCTGTTTCAAGTCGTGTaacaaaaatgaaggaaaacgAAGTCGTGTAAAGAAATGAATTGACCAATATGAAGCAAGATTGCGCATCTTTCTCGGCCATGATCACTGATCATGTGTATTATATGTCATCAGTTTACTATATATCTGATAGGTTCATCGGCTTGCGTGATATTATAACTCaattcataaaattaacaagaaaaagtaaaaatgatAGCAAATGTTTGCTCCCTCCCATAATTAGTTAAAGAGAGCTGGcataaaaatgcaaaaatagCTGTATAACATCGAGTTATTCCTTTGTTGTTAAtcattttacttgatttaagaTAAAAAGAGTTTTCAGACTTGCTTATACAGCAAAATTAATTACGTGAACTAAAAATTAAGGTCTCGTTCAAAGTTGTAATCCTGATTATAACCATCAATCTGATTTTTTAATAACCAGTTAGTCATGAAGACTGCTAATAATCGGAATAATCGAAGCTAAACACGATTTCTTAGTGACGTAACATTCTCATACTCCAGTTTAGTACTCAACAAGTACACTTCCCAGTAAGTTATCTTGACtattcaagaacattcaaaGTCACAAATCTTAGTCACCGTTCCTGCTTATAAATCCGCCACGTTTGCACAGAATTGCAACGTGTCACCCATTGACTTACTCGAGCAACTCTAACTCAAAAACGCCTACCAACTGAAGAAAATTATCGAAATATATGAACCCCTTAGCATGAAAAAAATTGTGAAGCATACACACATATCAACAAACTGCAAAGCAtcaaaaaaacaagaaagatgAGTCAAGGACAACCTCAAAGGCCTGAAACAGAGCATCAGCAAGAGCCCATAAAATTCGGAGATGTTTTTAATGTAACAGGGGAGTTAGCTGATCAGCCAATTGCACCACAAGATGCAGCCATGATGCAGAGTGCTGAGAGCATGGTGTTTGGTCAGACCCAAAAGGGTGGTCCTGCTTCTGTCATGCAGGCTGCTGCTACCAAAAACGAAAGAACTGGGCTTGTTAGTCATGAGGCTTCCACTCAGGTTGCTGGTGATGAAGGTGTTACTGTAGCTGAAACCAAAGTACCTGGTAGACGTATAATTACAGAATCAGTTGCTGGACAGGTATATAAGTACTCTTCGATTTCAAATTTCTCGTTTTTCCTAGTGACAAGTTGTTATTTGATTATAAAAATGTTGTGACTTCTTTACATAGGATCTAATGATTTTATTCTGACGTCTAAAGATGTGATGATTTGTTTACATAGGACTATAAGTTCTAAGGATTTTGTTAGTATGTGGTTAATGTTTAATCAAGTACACTAGTCGCCAAATTTAGTTAAGGTTAAGTGACTACAATCTTTAACAGACGTTTGAACAGGAGTCTGGTTgagatttgaaaaataaataaattgtagGATCTGAAGTTGCAATCGAAAAGGGTATTTGGAGGTTGAAATGGTGTTTGAACATGAAATACAGACGGAAAAAAGTCGAAAAACTCTTGcaacctatttttgaaaattcaagttctgttttatgttttataatgaGCAAATTTGATAAACATAGCAAGTATTTAAAATGTGTTAAACATAACATGTAATCTTCAAATGATATTTCAAATATTTGGAATCTTATCTGTGGTCAAATGGTTGATTTGATCAATAATTTCGTAGACATGACCTGCAGAAAATGTTTGTCACTCTGAAAATTGAAATATTGCCACCTTCCTTGTCCCTTATTATTTAAGTTTGTTTTTCTAAGAGTTCATGACTTCTTTGggaaattatatatgtgtattaagATAAAAGACCCCAGATATAAGCTCGAGGGGAGGGGGCTGAAGGAGTAACTGGGGAGTTTAGCTGTCCTCCACTTTCACCAACTCTAGTCACATATGGCAATCTGCGTGATCCCTGCAAAGGGAACGTTGGCACTGTTGTAATGTCACATCGTTTGTACTCTAGGATCGTTTATACTCTATGGAGAAAAGTCTTATTTTGGATTGTATAAAGATAGCTTAGGGAGGAGGGAAGAGCATCTTATCCTTGAGACTTGTAACCCTaactatttttctctctcaatcCCAAGCTCAAGAACACAATATTGCTTTGAATAATATTGATTTCCATTATTACTGTATTACTGAGTCCATAGCTTTACAAATCAAACGCACACCTTGGACTTTCAAGGATCGGATACAGCCCACTTGTCTTTAAActctataaaaaatttataactttAATTGATATTCCCGAAACCCGTTTTTGCCGgaaaacaaaatatattaagcagtttttatattattataaacCTAAAATAGGTACTCATGTATTTGAAATTATTGCAGGTATTGGGGCAATATGTTGAGGCTGTTCCAGTAATAGCAGCAGCAGTAGGAGGAATAGATGTGGAGGAAGCGCCCATAACAATAGGAGAAGCTCTGGCAGCAACAGCCCACACAGCAGGGGAGAAACCGGTGGAGCAGAGCGATGCAGCCGCTATACAAGCGGCTGAAGTCAGAGCCACCGGTTCTAGCGTTATTATCCCCGGAGGATTAGCGGCCACAGCTCAGTCAGCAGCCTCAGGTAATGAGGTGTTGGCTCAGGATGTGGATAAAATCaaacttaatgatgtcttgacTGTAAGACTCTTGCACACTTTTGCCTTCCATTATAAGATGGATTTTACGTTTATATATGCTGACATtgttaaactttcattatcaagtTCTCTCTTCCTTTCAATAAGGTGTCCGTAGTTCGACTAGTCACGACTTCAAGAAAAAAGGGAGGTGTCGATTCTTATAGTCATAAATCATAAACTATAGATACAAATATTGGTACCAAAATGTCACTTGAATTTTGTGATCTAAAACATATTTAATTTTGGAATTAGAGATTTTTTTAGGGTAATTAAACATTTCCTTTttgaatgttgtgattttaaatATACATGTGAGGTTTTGGAATTGGAAATTATTGAAGGAAGATTTTTTGGTAATTAAACATtctttttgtgattttaaatatACATGTGAGGTTTTGGAATTGGAAATTATTGTAGGAAGTGAcattcttttcaaaatgaaaacCGACTAAAATAAGAAGCCAGACACAAATTGAAACATAGGGAGTACTGTATATTTTAACTTGATTGTGTGGAACAAATGGTTGTACCACTAGTCTGCTGTTACCTCTTTTGAGATTTTGTCTTAATTTTAAGTGTGTGAAAAGTATACTCTGCCCTACTTATCCTCATATTTAAGGATATAATTGTAAGTTGACAttcaaccaaaaacaaaaattgttCCCAATAATTATGACAAATTCTCTAAATACTATGATAGTTGTGTAAGATCGAACAGAACAAGGATGAACGATTCACATAACCAACTTTAATCAACTAGTTAATTATAATACTGCTTTGTGGTTAAGGTGTAGTTGGTGAAATATTTGAGTGAtaattgatgtttttgttgtgatttaattatatatatagggtgcCACGGCTAAATTACCGGCTGATAAGGCAGCGACGAGGCAAGACGCAGAAGGGGTTATGGAAGCAGAGCTTCGGAATAATCCGAGCCTCACAACTTATCCTGGTGGAGTAGCTGCGTCTGTGGCTGCTGCTGCAAGGTTGAATGAAAGTAGTTCTTAATTGAGCTAGGCTCatgtatgtataatattaatattaatatcaCTTTGTAAAGTTAGCCAGACGTTGTTCTTCCTCTTGTTTTTGCCCTTTGTAATTAGTTGTTAGGCTGTGTAAAAGTTTCCTACTTTGTTAAATTATGTTAGCTCCGTTAGCTgcgtaaatatatgtatatatctccAATCCGAAATGGATCGTCTTTTTTGGCAATTTGCAGTACTATTGCACCCAGCTTTCACTTTCGATGTACAAGACACACCACTAATTTAGAAGTAGCCTAAGAAGTTCATCATAAAGCCtagataaaattaattcattgtaCTTACCATCTCTAAATTCATCAACATAGTTattcaatacattcaaaatgaaattaaaagcttacaaaaaaaaaaaaaattacatgcaACATCTACTATCAAAAAATGATAGTTGCCTCATAAGAATACACTGTACCTAAACAAAGTTAAAAACTATTTCTTTCGGTAGAAGTTCAAATACATTCTACAGTACTATAGTAAGGTCGAAGCCGTGAGCTTTAAGAAATTTCCAAAGACAACGCTGCTGGACTTTCAGTTACAGCCTCACATGACCGAAACTCTCATAGTTTCACTGCTCGTAACATTGTTGTATTTCTCCTATTTATGCCTGTTAGTTTGATtgaatacaaaatttaattcactaaatatgaaattaaagcaagcaagaaattttgtgttttataaatttgaattaaaaatagatggcgttttcattgaaatttttaaaatatacgtacctaaatgtaaaaattaaataGTTAATTTTTCAGCTTCAATTTATGTGGCGTTTTTCACTTCGTGAAAGTCAattatttgattaatttttgaagccaaattgaatttaaaaaataggAACTTAATTAGCTATTCAATAactataagaaaaatataataatgtatTTTTTCTCATCCcaatataatagaaaaaatttgttttgcggttttgagaaaaaaattatactacgAAAGCGAAAAATCCCACGTCATACAGGAAGTATTaagtataaaaaataatatttctttttagaTAGTAGATCAAAAAGAAAGTACTAACAGAGAATTTGTTTATTAATTTAAGCATAAGTACATCGTAAAAACTCTGCTCCACGGCCGCCATTAATAGATTTCCTATTTTATGTTGTGGTGATACTGAGAAAGTTACAAGTTGACAATGTGCCAGCTACGTTTTATTAGTGTCACATTATTCTTGTTGTATTGTGCAAACGGTACAATAAACTTACTATCAAGTAGAAAGTTTCGAATATTTTCCAACCATAAGGTTATAAGGGGTTAAAACAAGTAATGGTAACGCTAACCACAAGCAAAACCAAAGTTACGTTGTTGATATTAACATTAGCAATTGGTTTGCTGTGAACTTTATGTGACTGATATAAGAGAACACAAGCAGTGGATAATTACACTATGCCATGAGAAAAGTGAAGTTTGACATGCAAGTGCCCTAGGCTCTTTAGCTGCCACATCTATAACTTTAACGCCACCACACTTCTTCAATAGCCACTTGTCCCAAAATCCCTCGTCTCAATCCAAACAATACCTCCATCTTCTTTCATACTTATATCCTTTCTTTTCCCTCAGCCATACCGCACAGCTTGTTAGATTTCTAAGTGAATCCCTTAATTCTCAGTGTACGTTTTAgccaataattttaaaaaaatgagtcaAGAACAACCAAGAAGGCAACAAGGACAGGGTGAGCAGGACCCAATCAAATATGGTGATGTTTTTGGTGTCTCAGGTGAGCTTGGAGAAAAGGCAGTTAAGCCAGAAGATGCAGCCATGATGCAGAGCGCTGAAACCGCCGTGCTCGGGAAAA
This portion of the Lycium ferocissimum isolate CSIRO_LF1 chromosome 1, AGI_CSIRO_Lferr_CH_V1, whole genome shotgun sequence genome encodes:
- the LOC132047190 gene encoding late embryogenesis abundant protein D-34-like, producing MSQGQPQRPETEHQQEPIKFGDVFNVTGELADQPIAPQDAAMMQSAESMVFGQTQKGGPASVMQAAATKNERTGLVSHEASTQVAGDEGVTVAETKVPGRRIITESVAGQVLGQYVEAVPVIAAAVGGIDVEEAPITIGEALAATAHTAGEKPVEQSDAAAIQAAEVRATGSSVIIPGGLAATAQSAASGNEVLAQDVDKIKLNDVLTGATAKLPADKAATRQDAEGVMEAELRNNPSLTTYPGGVAASVAAAARLNESSS